In Streptomyces sp. NBC_01551, one DNA window encodes the following:
- a CDS encoding DUF6344 domain-containing protein, translated as MAHRSITSIWTTVLAALVALLAVLGLTAKAAPAAAADVTGSAAPATAAVRRPVMMARRTWRAMMRGGSLPPTIKQRIRAEAHGKTPSVRRSTTAAALAAEAPVGTPVGTPAGARVGAPVAAPSGAAREGLALAA; from the coding sequence ATGGCTCACCGCAGCATCACGTCGATCTGGACCACCGTCCTCGCCGCGCTGGTGGCGCTCCTCGCCGTCCTCGGGCTCACCGCGAAGGCGGCCCCGGCCGCCGCCGCCGATGTCACCGGCTCGGCCGCTCCCGCGACCGCCGCCGTGCGCCGGCCGGTGATGATGGCCCGGCGGACCTGGCGGGCGATGATGCGGGGCGGTTCGCTCCCGCCGACCATCAAGCAGCGCATCCGCGCCGAGGCGCACGGCAAGACCCCGTCCGTCCGCCGCTCGACCACCGCCGCCGCCCTCGCCGCCGAAGCGCCGGTCGGGACGCCTGTCGGAACTCCTGCCGGGGCGCGGGTCGGAGCACCGGTCGCGGCGCCGTCCGGAGCCGCCCGCGAGGGGCTGGCCCTCGCCGCGTAG
- a CDS encoding GNAT family N-acetyltransferase produces the protein MIIENATPDDLAALLAFREEAAAWLSALGSDQWRRPYPADRLLKTIESGTVFMLRDEGATVATITLTEEAEDGLWTADELKEPSMFVNKLTVARTHAGQDIGGTLLDWAGDRARRAGASWLRLDAWTTNEALQRYYLSHGFEHVRTVREGGAVNGGPRVSGWLAQRPTRLADSSLTDLALAPKPMAPFG, from the coding sequence GTGATCATCGAGAACGCGACGCCAGATGACCTCGCCGCGCTGCTCGCTTTTCGGGAGGAGGCTGCGGCGTGGCTGAGCGCGCTGGGCAGTGATCAGTGGCGCAGGCCGTACCCGGCGGACCGACTCCTGAAGACCATCGAATCCGGGACGGTCTTCATGCTGAGGGATGAGGGCGCCACGGTCGCCACGATCACGCTCACTGAGGAAGCGGAAGACGGGCTCTGGACGGCTGATGAACTGAAAGAGCCGTCCATGTTCGTGAACAAGCTGACTGTCGCGCGGACGCACGCGGGGCAGGACATCGGTGGGACCCTCTTGGACTGGGCGGGTGATCGCGCCCGTCGGGCAGGCGCTTCATGGCTTCGGCTCGATGCCTGGACCACCAATGAGGCGCTTCAGCGCTACTACCTCAGCCACGGGTTCGAGCACGTCCGGACGGTGCGGGAAGGTGGCGCGGTCAACGGCGGCCCCCGTGTGTCTGGGTGGCTTGCGCAGCGTCCGACGCGTCTGGCGGACTCCTCGCTTACAGATCTCGCGCTTGCGCCGAAGCCCATGGCACCCTTCGGCTGA
- a CDS encoding GntR family transcriptional regulator translates to MNKQPKYLQVADALRREIDSGVYPPGTRLPSESDLSARFDASRNTVRSGLKALVGEGLISSSQGLGYEVRKHEVFELNASRFENLTFPQNGDAYNTDVTNAGRRPTQTFRVEVTPATEYVAERLKVAGGSTTVLRFCHRFVDDVPWSTQATYYPDWLVKQAPRLAEPGDIAEGTTRYLAAAGIEQVGYFDEIATRMPTPDEARLLDVGAGVPVLLWTRTGYAGERIIRCTITTFRGDLNRMNYEIGTLPDRAEGEQL, encoded by the coding sequence ATGAACAAGCAGCCGAAGTACCTACAGGTGGCTGACGCCCTCCGTCGGGAGATCGACAGCGGCGTCTATCCGCCGGGGACTCGCCTGCCGTCCGAAAGTGACCTCTCGGCTCGTTTCGACGCTTCGCGGAACACCGTGCGATCGGGCCTGAAGGCCCTGGTCGGCGAGGGTCTGATCTCGTCTAGCCAGGGTCTCGGCTACGAGGTTCGCAAGCATGAGGTGTTCGAGCTGAACGCCTCACGCTTTGAGAACTTGACGTTTCCGCAGAACGGCGACGCCTACAACACCGACGTCACCAATGCCGGTCGTAGGCCGACTCAGACCTTCCGTGTCGAGGTGACGCCGGCGACCGAGTACGTTGCCGAACGCCTCAAGGTGGCTGGCGGTTCGACCACGGTGCTTCGGTTCTGCCACCGCTTCGTGGACGACGTTCCTTGGTCGACCCAGGCGACGTACTACCCGGACTGGCTCGTGAAGCAGGCCCCCCGGTTGGCCGAACCGGGCGACATCGCCGAAGGGACGACCCGCTACCTCGCCGCAGCGGGGATCGAGCAGGTCGGCTACTTCGACGAGATCGCCACACGCATGCCGACGCCGGACGAAGCGCGGCTCCTGGATGTGGGCGCAGGCGTGCCGGTGCTGCTCTGGACCCGAACCGGGTACGCCGGCGAACGCATCATCCGCTGCACGATCACCACGTTCCGCGGCGACCTCAACCGCATGAACTATGAGATCGGCACTCTGCCCGACCGAGCCGAGGGCGAGCAGCTGTGA
- a CDS encoding DUF6284 family protein produces MKSIAALQDVVTPWSDGLEPSDAELDAIEAEMPVILAEVELLNTLIVLLHQEPTQIHSRRIRRAHRRVLAARRDAANRATAQVSGDAA; encoded by the coding sequence ATGAAGTCCATCGCTGCACTTCAGGACGTTGTTACGCCGTGGTCCGACGGTTTGGAGCCGTCGGACGCGGAGCTGGACGCGATCGAGGCCGAGATGCCCGTGATCCTGGCCGAGGTCGAGTTGCTGAACACGCTGATCGTCCTGCTGCACCAGGAGCCGACCCAGATCCACAGTCGGCGCATCCGGCGGGCACACCGGCGGGTGCTGGCGGCCCGTCGGGACGCGGCCAACCGCGCCACTGCGCAGGTCTCGGGGGACGCGGCATGA
- a CDS encoding RRQRL motif-containing zinc-binding protein, which yields MSTLPVYRWRLAPDGLATRRQLRALGLRPGGQDVVAQVERPRRRRGPLVAYLYRIDAARPVRPMTERRAAALAKANAARRRCPACRRDAGYVIPASLGTCVPCADTPHLAA from the coding sequence GTGAGCACCCTTCCCGTCTACCGGTGGCGCCTCGCCCCGGACGGGCTCGCCACCCGACGCCAACTCCGCGCCCTGGGCCTCAGGCCGGGCGGACAGGACGTCGTCGCCCAGGTCGAGCGGCCCCGCCGCCGGCGCGGCCCGCTGGTCGCCTACCTGTACCGGATCGATGCGGCCCGGCCCGTCCGGCCGATGACCGAACGGCGGGCCGCGGCCCTGGCGAAGGCCAACGCCGCCCGCCGCCGCTGCCCCGCCTGCCGACGCGACGCCGGATACGTGATCCCGGCCTCCCTCGGCACGTGCGTCCCCTGCGCGGACACCCCGCACCTCGCCGCCTGA
- a CDS encoding type IV secretory system conjugative DNA transfer family protein — translation MGPTRAQFIQYAPAALAVASAAVGPWSALAAAAAGAGAWAINASAPALRSLIACGITTSGCGIAAHQILASGMDPLFALGLAVPAGAAVLAHHRNTAGELPALPVPTAAGQSSQAQLITAWWAEFISGPTQTEGRKLVQAGAVLAHLAIDAGDDHVSFTGIITLPQGQQVRVKAADIAAVYQIPVSQVEMGDPKHYAPNALPVTVHLTKPSAAPAIAACAPTTPEELWAAHVAIPEGAMPGTTLALTRYDGPLDWEGVATRDRRAIGTVNLQDLAGNLDLSSIQIALAPTDKPSQMGVRVMKEHALMHGTMLSTVVDELAMDSRGYVRLGTYIDASAALVPLAQPGSGARHLYLVGGSRSGKSGVLEQVLLSAHKSRIAVILSSPQAGTIAGARLAAYCGDGLDEAMGALRLAYALMLDREARYRSPSFPFTDPLILFVIDEAHMLLSVSSPYHAEAKAIVEQMTRRSLKRGIGVVLATQTPLAEDLGNSSIIRSQLLIGGGAVFLRCAKGQGSLVGANAVQGAEGIDLSMIPDSWPGQAQRVADRDMSGLDTTAVANPEDGTFGLGYLLTPGSQAVQFRSLYLDVPPASLAGDQPPVTVEDCQAWQHREAITRTPMVDQRGKNLIGSLADLLTKTQQDPPVPHQRAQTDPAAPVAATDGSELIKPRILELLRQESISMTAETIARKLGTTAKNIKPRLSELKRRDEVTNENGLWRAA, via the coding sequence ATGGGGCCGACCCGAGCACAGTTCATCCAGTACGCGCCCGCCGCCCTCGCCGTGGCATCCGCCGCTGTCGGCCCCTGGTCCGCCCTCGCCGCCGCAGCGGCCGGTGCGGGGGCGTGGGCCATCAACGCCTCCGCCCCCGCTCTGCGCTCCCTGATCGCCTGCGGGATCACCACCAGCGGATGCGGCATCGCCGCCCATCAGATCTTGGCGAGCGGCATGGATCCGCTGTTTGCCCTCGGGCTCGCGGTCCCGGCCGGGGCGGCCGTCCTGGCCCACCACCGCAACACCGCCGGCGAACTTCCCGCGCTCCCTGTCCCGACCGCGGCGGGGCAGAGCTCGCAGGCGCAGCTCATCACCGCGTGGTGGGCGGAGTTCATCTCCGGGCCCACCCAGACCGAGGGCCGCAAACTGGTCCAGGCCGGGGCCGTCCTCGCGCACCTGGCCATCGACGCGGGGGACGACCACGTGTCGTTCACCGGAATCATCACCCTGCCCCAGGGCCAGCAGGTCCGGGTGAAGGCCGCCGACATCGCCGCCGTCTACCAGATCCCTGTCTCCCAGGTCGAGATGGGCGACCCCAAGCACTACGCGCCCAACGCGCTACCGGTCACCGTGCACCTCACAAAGCCATCGGCGGCACCGGCGATCGCGGCCTGTGCTCCGACGACTCCTGAGGAGCTGTGGGCCGCGCACGTCGCCATCCCCGAGGGAGCGATGCCCGGCACCACCCTGGCGCTGACTCGCTACGACGGGCCTCTGGACTGGGAGGGGGTCGCCACGCGCGACCGCAGGGCGATCGGGACGGTCAACCTGCAAGACCTCGCCGGGAACCTCGACCTGTCGAGCATCCAGATCGCTCTGGCTCCCACCGACAAGCCCTCGCAGATGGGGGTGCGCGTGATGAAGGAGCACGCGCTGATGCACGGCACGATGCTCTCCACGGTCGTGGACGAACTGGCCATGGACTCCCGCGGATACGTCCGCCTGGGCACCTACATCGACGCGAGTGCCGCCCTGGTCCCTCTGGCTCAGCCCGGTTCTGGTGCCCGCCACCTCTACCTTGTGGGCGGGTCCCGCTCGGGGAAGTCCGGGGTGCTGGAACAGGTCCTGCTCTCTGCCCACAAGTCACGCATCGCCGTGATTCTGTCCTCTCCGCAGGCCGGAACCATCGCCGGCGCGCGTCTGGCCGCCTACTGCGGGGACGGGCTGGACGAGGCGATGGGCGCCCTGCGCCTGGCCTACGCGCTCATGCTCGACCGCGAAGCCCGCTACCGCTCCCCGTCCTTCCCCTTCACCGACCCGCTGATCCTGTTCGTCATCGACGAAGCCCACATGCTGCTGTCGGTCTCCTCGCCGTACCACGCGGAGGCCAAGGCGATCGTCGAGCAGATGACCCGCCGGTCCCTCAAGCGGGGTATCGGCGTGGTTCTGGCCACCCAGACCCCGCTGGCCGAGGACCTCGGCAACTCCTCGATCATCCGCTCCCAGCTGTTGATCGGCGGCGGCGCGGTGTTCCTGCGCTGCGCCAAGGGCCAAGGCTCCCTGGTCGGGGCGAACGCGGTCCAGGGCGCTGAGGGCATCGACCTGTCGATGATCCCCGACTCGTGGCCAGGCCAGGCCCAAAGGGTCGCTGACCGGGACATGAGCGGCCTGGACACCACGGCCGTCGCCAACCCCGAGGACGGCACCTTCGGCCTCGGCTACCTGTTGACCCCCGGATCACAGGCCGTCCAGTTCCGCTCCCTGTACCTGGACGTCCCGCCCGCCTCCCTGGCCGGAGACCAGCCTCCCGTCACCGTCGAAGACTGCCAGGCCTGGCAGCACAGGGAGGCAATCACGCGCACCCCGATGGTCGACCAGCGAGGCAAGAACCTGATCGGCAGCCTCGCCGACCTCCTCACCAAGACCCAGCAGGACCCGCCCGTCCCGCACCAGCGGGCCCAGACCGACCCCGCCGCCCCCGTGGCCGCGACGGACGGTTCGGAGCTAATCAAGCCGCGAATCCTCGAACTCCTGCGACAGGAATCGATCTCCATGACCGCCGAGACCATCGCCCGAAAGCTCGGCACCACCGCCAAGAACATCAAGCCTCGCCTCTCCGAACTGAAGCGGCGCGACGAGGTCACCAACGAGAACGGACTGTGGAGGGCAGCATGA
- a CDS encoding DNA cytosine methyltransferase produces MTQPTLVPRVDGPRILSLCTGYGGLDLAVTAGLPDATVVAHAETDQAAARILAHHHPSVPNLGDITRVDWAAVRAAFAPTVITVGFPCQDISNAGTREGIRGERSGIWTSVAHAVRDVRPEYVFLENVAALVRRGLDVVAGDLATLGYDLSWTCLRASDIGAPHRRDRWWGLAHRDDSDPDTLRRDWRPWQQPPTSGRTQPPHLGHHTPAPPAHPGVSRVRMLPTPKASDGPNQRDRAGNYYLPGLAPRLDSRWVDHTGTDHAPAIHRWAHVLGHPAPEPTEPAQRGPGRRLAPAFAEWLMGVPGRVTTVPDLTRSDRLRAIGNGAVPQQGHAGYTHLVHALADGMEVAA; encoded by the coding sequence ATGACTCAACCCACCCTTGTCCCGCGAGTGGACGGGCCGAGGATCTTGTCCCTGTGCACCGGCTACGGCGGACTCGACCTGGCCGTCACCGCCGGACTTCCGGACGCGACCGTGGTCGCGCACGCCGAGACCGACCAGGCCGCCGCCCGGATCCTCGCCCACCACCACCCGAGCGTCCCGAATCTCGGCGACATCACGCGCGTGGACTGGGCGGCCGTGCGGGCCGCGTTCGCGCCGACCGTGATCACCGTCGGGTTCCCCTGCCAGGACATCTCCAACGCCGGTACCCGGGAGGGCATCCGAGGTGAACGCTCCGGAATCTGGACCTCCGTCGCCCACGCCGTTCGCGACGTTCGACCCGAGTACGTCTTCCTGGAAAACGTCGCCGCCCTCGTCCGACGCGGCCTCGACGTCGTCGCAGGCGACCTGGCCACGCTCGGGTACGACCTGTCGTGGACGTGCCTTCGCGCGTCCGACATCGGAGCCCCCCACCGCCGGGACCGCTGGTGGGGACTGGCCCACCGCGACGATTCCGACCCCGACACGCTCCGACGGGACTGGCGGCCCTGGCAGCAGCCCCCGACGTCGGGGCGGACTCAACCTCCGCACCTGGGTCACCACACTCCCGCACCCCCCGCACACCCCGGAGTGAGTCGGGTGCGGATGCTCCCCACCCCGAAGGCCTCCGACGGGCCCAACCAGCGTGACCGGGCCGGGAACTACTACCTCCCCGGCCTCGCCCCCCGACTGGACTCCCGCTGGGTCGATCACACCGGCACCGACCACGCTCCCGCCATCCACCGTTGGGCACACGTCCTTGGCCACCCGGCCCCGGAGCCGACCGAGCCCGCCCAACGTGGTCCGGGACGCCGGTTGGCGCCGGCCTTCGCGGAATGGCTCATGGGGGTCCCCGGCCGCGTCACCACCGTCCCCGACCTGACCCGCTCCGACCGGCTCCGCGCCATCGGCAACGGCGCCGTCCCCCAACAGGGCCACGCCGGCTACACCCACCTCGTCCACGCCCTCGCCGACGGCATGGAGGTGGCCGCATGA
- a CDS encoding bifunctional DNA primase/polymerase, whose protein sequence is MIHATGHLRTALWLAELGLPAMPLSRAKRPVANCPACKDNACGDRPNMLAAGPCACPNPCHGWAAATTDLEVLASPAWAPAWRQADGVAYHPGGAGYTVVDLDHDDAVAWARQNLPATKTVPTTRGEHWIYQGTMPSPNGVRDGIDIKSCMAYARWRGPGTGTMTALPDAVRALAVKEPAPVRAGVVTVPALAGGGECPHRSPAYLERGIAMAEQRITDAADAIHRSVYRVFLAVLSVHGRCGCITDAHVGRLFKAAGDKGESLRHCEMAWANARTKLGV, encoded by the coding sequence ATGATCCACGCGACCGGCCACCTGCGAACCGCCCTGTGGCTCGCCGAACTCGGACTGCCCGCGATGCCCCTGAGCCGCGCCAAACGACCGGTGGCCAACTGCCCGGCCTGCAAGGACAACGCCTGCGGGGACCGTCCCAACATGCTCGCCGCCGGCCCCTGCGCCTGCCCCAACCCGTGCCACGGCTGGGCCGCCGCCACCACCGACCTTGAAGTCCTCGCCTCCCCGGCCTGGGCCCCTGCCTGGCGGCAGGCCGATGGCGTCGCCTACCACCCCGGCGGTGCCGGCTACACCGTCGTGGACCTCGACCACGACGACGCCGTCGCCTGGGCCCGCCAGAACCTCCCCGCCACCAAGACCGTGCCCACCACGCGGGGCGAGCACTGGATCTACCAGGGCACGATGCCCTCGCCCAACGGCGTCCGCGACGGCATCGACATCAAGTCCTGCATGGCCTACGCCCGGTGGCGCGGCCCCGGCACCGGCACCATGACCGCCCTGCCCGACGCCGTGCGCGCCCTGGCCGTGAAGGAACCCGCCCCGGTACGCGCCGGCGTCGTGACGGTGCCGGCCCTGGCCGGGGGTGGGGAGTGCCCGCACCGCTCGCCCGCCTACCTGGAGCGGGGCATCGCCATGGCGGAGCAGCGCATCACCGACGCCGCCGACGCCATCCACCGGAGCGTCTACCGGGTCTTCCTCGCGGTGCTGTCCGTCCACGGCCGGTGCGGCTGCATCACCGACGCTCACGTCGGCCGGCTGTTCAAGGCCGCAGGGGACAAGGGCGAGTCGCTGCGGCACTGCGAGATGGCCTGGGCCAACGCCCGCACGAAGCTGGGAGTGTGA
- a CDS encoding ATP-binding protein, whose translation MPDEDKNPARQVITDYAQDHFRYFRTTEGTVYAQRNGHPVARPIRSQGTTGSHRQELMVGLYNDGVGSFNGTALKEALDLIEALALSQEVQPTHIRVAPGFDGATWLDLGRDDGKSVRIHPTGWDIRVPDPREVCWRRTQLTGELPLPEKDTDGKGIDALLRLCNFAGAESECLAVAWVIGCLEPSVPVPAPFLTGPQGAGKSTAARMLMRIVEGMTGDLRRAPKDEENLITAVAAGWITALDNLSHLPPDLSDLMCCIVTGAESIKRALFSDGDVYRSRYRRPLLLTGIDVGVIRPDLAERLLPLRLVRPRVRRTEAELWTEYAQKLPVILGSVLDLTVKVRAAEADTPTDLRMADFAHLCAQLDAASGFGALHAYRAGLDELNDDVIEGDLMAQAVLKHAAGAEPGEEVRMTSAEWLHAVTQLYAGEDFRPLPKGWPTTGKVFSDRLKRLQPTLAARGVLVDWGRTKAARYIAMTRPAPEPPGHQQTVF comes from the coding sequence GTGCCCGACGAGGACAAGAACCCCGCGCGGCAGGTCATCACCGACTACGCGCAGGACCACTTCCGGTACTTCCGCACCACCGAAGGCACCGTCTACGCGCAGCGCAACGGCCATCCGGTCGCCCGGCCGATCCGTTCCCAGGGCACGACCGGCAGCCACCGTCAGGAACTCATGGTCGGCCTCTACAACGACGGCGTCGGCTCCTTCAACGGCACGGCTCTCAAGGAGGCACTGGACTTGATCGAGGCACTCGCGCTCAGCCAGGAAGTACAGCCCACCCACATCCGGGTCGCCCCCGGATTCGACGGCGCGACCTGGCTCGACCTGGGCCGTGACGACGGCAAGTCCGTCCGCATCCACCCCACCGGCTGGGACATCCGCGTCCCCGACCCGCGCGAGGTCTGCTGGCGGCGCACCCAGCTCACCGGCGAACTCCCCCTTCCCGAGAAGGACACCGACGGCAAGGGCATCGACGCCCTGCTACGGCTGTGCAACTTCGCCGGCGCCGAAAGCGAGTGCCTGGCCGTGGCGTGGGTGATCGGCTGTCTGGAGCCGTCCGTGCCCGTCCCCGCGCCGTTCCTCACCGGCCCCCAGGGCGCGGGGAAGTCCACCGCGGCTCGCATGCTGATGCGGATCGTGGAAGGCATGACCGGCGACCTGCGCCGTGCCCCGAAGGACGAGGAGAACCTGATCACGGCCGTCGCCGCCGGATGGATCACCGCCCTCGACAACCTCTCCCACCTGCCCCCGGACCTGTCCGACCTGATGTGCTGCATCGTGACCGGCGCCGAGAGCATCAAGCGGGCCCTGTTCAGCGACGGCGACGTCTACCGCTCCCGCTACCGCCGGCCCCTCCTGCTGACCGGCATCGACGTCGGAGTCATCCGCCCCGACCTCGCCGAACGCCTCCTGCCCCTGCGCCTGGTACGGCCCCGGGTACGGCGGACCGAAGCCGAGCTGTGGACGGAGTACGCGCAGAAACTGCCGGTCATCCTCGGCTCCGTCCTGGACCTCACCGTCAAAGTCCGGGCTGCCGAGGCTGACACCCCCACCGACCTGCGCATGGCCGACTTCGCGCACCTGTGCGCGCAGCTCGACGCCGCAAGCGGCTTCGGTGCCCTCCACGCCTACCGGGCGGGCCTGGACGAGCTGAACGACGACGTGATCGAGGGCGACCTCATGGCGCAGGCCGTCCTCAAGCACGCGGCCGGCGCCGAACCGGGCGAGGAGGTCCGGATGACGTCGGCGGAGTGGCTGCACGCCGTCACCCAGCTCTACGCCGGTGAGGACTTCCGGCCCCTGCCCAAAGGGTGGCCCACCACCGGCAAGGTCTTCTCCGACCGCCTCAAGCGCCTCCAGCCCACCCTGGCCGCCCGCGGCGTCCTCGTCGACTGGGGCCGCACCAAAGCGGCCCGCTACATCGCCATGACCCGACCGGCCCCCGAACCGCCGGGCCACCAGCAGACGGTGTTCTGA
- a CDS encoding AlpA family transcriptional regulator — MARPKMLKLAEVLIEINMSRAAFYRQRARGNAPRLFKLPNGQLRIRQSDLDDWLAKCEETAA, encoded by the coding sequence ATGGCCCGCCCCAAGATGCTCAAGCTCGCGGAAGTCCTCATCGAGATCAACATGAGCCGCGCTGCCTTCTACCGGCAGCGCGCCCGGGGCAACGCGCCCCGCCTCTTCAAGCTCCCGAACGGGCAGCTCCGTATCCGGCAGTCCGACCTGGACGACTGGCTGGCCAAGTGCGAGGAAACGGCCGCATAG
- a CDS encoding tyrosine-type recombinase/integrase, which translates to MYSYDVRIWGIRTRQSKSAPYQLRWIVGGEEHQAPFLTKTLADGRRAQLMEAVRKGEQFDVSSGLPVSELRQLKSPTWFEHARAYTCMKWPDAAAKHRVGIAEAMTNVTMALVTGGKSAPDPKVLRLALRSWAFQMTLDDHGNAVPRMKAEQPPAPAAQALEWMARHSLRLSEVAEAENLRRALAAISRRLNGKRAADNTIRRKRAVLSNALRYAVECDSLPTNPLPKVDWDPPQTDDEVDFQYVPGPELVRRLLDAVRAQGSRGEHLHAFFGCMYYAAMRPSEVAALSKNDCKLPRTGWGELVLRRSRPEVGAGWTDGGTPYDERGLKRRARKASRSVPVPPALVQLLRSHLDREGTAADGRLFRAVEGGRVGSNEYTRVWDEARAKALPAADVDTPLAEVPYSLRHAGVSLWIKAGVDPVEVARRAGHSVAVLWKFYAKILRGQQQVSNQLIDQALAEDGAPGDA; encoded by the coding sequence TTGTACAGCTATGACGTGCGGATCTGGGGCATCCGGACCCGCCAGAGCAAGAGTGCCCCCTACCAGCTCCGATGGATCGTCGGGGGCGAGGAGCACCAGGCACCGTTTCTGACCAAGACTCTGGCCGATGGTCGACGCGCTCAGCTCATGGAGGCCGTGCGAAAGGGCGAGCAGTTCGATGTGTCGTCCGGGTTGCCCGTTTCCGAACTTCGTCAGCTCAAGTCGCCCACCTGGTTCGAGCACGCCAGGGCCTATACCTGCATGAAGTGGCCGGACGCTGCGGCCAAGCACCGGGTAGGCATTGCCGAAGCGATGACGAACGTGACCATGGCTCTGGTCACGGGCGGAAAGTCGGCTCCCGACCCGAAGGTGCTGCGGCTCGCCTTGCGGTCCTGGGCCTTCCAGATGACGCTGGACGATCACGGCAACGCCGTCCCCCGTATGAAGGCCGAACAGCCGCCCGCGCCAGCAGCCCAGGCTCTGGAGTGGATGGCCAGGCATTCCCTTCGCCTGTCCGAAGTGGCGGAGGCGGAGAACCTGCGCCGTGCGCTGGCTGCCATCTCCCGGCGCCTCAACGGCAAGCGGGCGGCCGACAATACGATCAGGCGCAAGCGCGCCGTCCTGAGCAACGCGCTTCGGTACGCCGTCGAATGCGACTCGCTGCCCACGAATCCGCTACCCAAGGTCGACTGGGACCCGCCACAGACCGATGACGAAGTGGACTTCCAGTACGTGCCTGGGCCCGAGCTGGTCCGTCGGCTCCTGGACGCCGTCCGGGCTCAGGGGAGCCGCGGCGAGCACCTCCACGCGTTCTTCGGGTGCATGTACTACGCCGCGATGCGCCCATCGGAAGTGGCAGCCCTCTCCAAGAACGACTGCAAGCTGCCCCGGACGGGCTGGGGGGAGTTGGTCTTGCGCCGGAGTCGCCCTGAGGTCGGCGCGGGCTGGACTGATGGCGGAACCCCCTACGACGAGCGGGGGCTCAAGCGGCGGGCGCGCAAGGCCAGCCGGTCGGTACCCGTGCCGCCGGCGCTCGTACAGCTCCTCCGGAGCCACCTGGACCGTGAAGGGACCGCTGCCGATGGGCGGCTGTTCCGGGCGGTGGAAGGTGGCCGGGTCGGCTCCAACGAGTACACCCGTGTCTGGGACGAAGCGCGGGCGAAGGCCCTGCCCGCCGCGGACGTGGATACGCCATTGGCCGAGGTTCCCTACTCGCTGCGGCATGCGGGTGTCTCGCTCTGGATCAAAGCAGGCGTCGATCCGGTGGAAGTGGCCCGTCGTGCCGGCCACAGCGTGGCTGTCCTCTGGAAGTTCTACGCGAAGATCCTGCGCGGCCAGCAGCAGGTGTCGAACCAGCTCATTGATCAGGCCCTGGCAGAGGACGGCGCCCCCGGAGACGCCTGA
- a CDS encoding serine protease codes for MNRHHTAASVLLAAGALIAGALTAATPSAAAPADTSSFRQQHTQGFWTAERMRNATPLDVTAAPGATRTAVSAADRPTAIAPTAPSSPTAFPQAGGAWTGGGAVVKTSGRVFFTMGDRTASCSGDSITSANGSTVITAGHCVKYQGAWHTNWVFVPAYDNGNAPYGQWSATKTFATDQWAASEDMNMDVGLAVVAPLGGQKLSQVVGAQGILFNGGYNKKMYSFGFPAAAPYDGTKLVYCSGNSGKDFLLTKDHSLACNMTGGSSGGPWFQDFNEATGLGTQVSVNSFGYTFLPNRMYGPYFGNEAKAAYDKAQNS; via the coding sequence GTGAATCGTCATCACACGGCAGCATCGGTCCTCCTGGCGGCGGGCGCCCTGATCGCGGGCGCGCTGACGGCGGCCACCCCCTCGGCCGCCGCCCCCGCGGACACGTCCTCGTTCCGGCAGCAGCACACCCAGGGCTTCTGGACCGCCGAGCGGATGCGCAACGCCACCCCGCTCGACGTGACGGCGGCCCCGGGCGCCACCCGCACCGCGGTCTCGGCGGCGGACCGCCCCACGGCGATCGCCCCCACAGCGCCCTCCTCCCCCACCGCGTTCCCGCAGGCGGGAGGCGCGTGGACGGGCGGCGGAGCGGTCGTGAAGACCTCCGGCCGGGTCTTCTTCACCATGGGAGACCGGACCGCCTCCTGCTCCGGCGACTCGATCACCAGCGCCAACGGCAGCACGGTGATCACCGCCGGCCACTGCGTGAAGTACCAGGGCGCCTGGCACACCAACTGGGTCTTCGTCCCGGCGTACGACAACGGCAACGCGCCCTACGGCCAGTGGTCGGCCACCAAGACCTTCGCGACCGACCAGTGGGCGGCCAGCGAGGACATGAACATGGACGTCGGCCTCGCCGTCGTGGCCCCCCTGGGCGGCCAGAAGCTCAGCCAGGTGGTCGGGGCCCAGGGGATCCTCTTCAACGGCGGCTACAACAAGAAGATGTACTCCTTCGGCTTCCCCGCGGCGGCCCCGTACGACGGCACCAAGCTGGTCTACTGCAGCGGGAACTCCGGCAAGGACTTCCTGCTGACCAAGGACCACAGCCTGGCCTGCAACATGACCGGCGGCTCCAGCGGCGGCCCCTGGTTCCAGGACTTCAACGAGGCCACCGGCTTGGGCACGCAGGTCTCGGTGAACAGCTTCGGCTACACCTTCCTGCCCAACCGGATGTACGGCCCGTACTTCGGCAACGAGGCGAAGGCGGCCTACGACAAGGCCCAGAATTCCTGA